The Salvelinus alpinus chromosome 35, SLU_Salpinus.1, whole genome shotgun sequence genome window below encodes:
- the LOC139564345 gene encoding vitelline membrane outer layer protein 1-like: MGCRVFLAFILGVCLLSHCQSKHLLRFLTFCQKNIPSDEEYDVEFDGDELFYVDPITYRVERRLSEFAQQWTPDPGLPHEVYVSLGTCQYNIPRCIVGEKSPPEAIAILPEEQPYVERAGIQYSARPYNSLLTVPNGEQFGNWTWPEMCPDKFFAVGFMLRVESEQYGLDDTALNGIRLICAKDEDRSFLYTIESHTGFFGDWSDPLYCPRGVLTSFQLCVEPHQGLFGDDTAANNIRFRCSSNPTLTGAGLDYGEYSLWSQDCGDGGICGIETKMEEYQYGLDDSSLNDVRFHCCAKLQQ, from the exons ATGGGGTGCAGAGTGTTCCTGGCTTTTATACTGGGTGTTTGTCTACTGTCACACTGCCAAA GCAAACATTTGCTGCGGTTTTTGACCTTCTGCCAAAAAAACATCCCTAGCGACGAAGAGTATGACGTGGAGTTTGATGGAGATGAGCTCTTCTACGTTGACCCCATTACCTACCGGGTAGAGCGGCGTCTGTCAGAGTTCGCCCAGCAGTGGACCCCTGACCCAGGACTGCCTCACGAAGTGTACGTTTCCCTCGGAACCTGCCAGTACAACATCCCCCGCTGCATTGTGGGAGAAAAGAGCCCGCCAGAGGCAATAG CTATCTTGCCAGAGGAGCAGCCCTATGTGGAGCGTGCTGGTATTCAATATAGCGCTAGGCCTTACAACTCCCTCCTCACCGTGCCCAATGGAGAGCAGTTTGGGAACTGGACCTGGCCCGAGATGTGTCCCGACAAGTTCTTCGCCGTTGGGTTCATGCTCCGG GTGGAGTCCGAACAGTACGGTCTGGACGACACTGCCCTGAATGGCATTCGCTTGATCTGCGCTAAGGACGAAGATAGGAGCTTCTTGTACACCATTGAGTCTCACACTGGATT cTTTGGTGACTGGTCGGACCCTCTGTATTGCCCCAGGGGTGTGCTGACTTCCTTCCAGCTGTGTGTGGAGCCCCACCAGGGTCTGTTCGGTGACGACACAGCTGCCAACAACATTAGGTTCCGCTGCAGCAGCAACCCCACCCTCACAGGCGCCGGCCTGGACTACGGCGAGTACAGCCTCTGGAGCCAGGATTGTGGCGATGGAGGAATCTGTGGCATCGAGACCAAGATGGAGGAATACCAGTACGGTCTGGATGACTCATCTCTCAATGACGTGCGCTTCCACTGCTGCGCCAAACTCCAGCAG TAA